From the Flavobacterium galactosidilyticum genome, one window contains:
- a CDS encoding glycosyltransferase family A protein, translating into MRLGFNPHKDEPQQESDCFHQVVVPVYIPNEEGYFKDSLEIFKLCLDSLFKTIHKKTYITIVNNGSCDVVIAYLNKLFLDGEIQEIINTSNIGKLNAILKGIVGHDFSLVTVTDADVLFLPNWQKATYAVFEAFPKTGVVCPTPSSRSLRTYTANIYWDLFFSKRLHFSRVENRDALKMFAHSVGNPAFYNEIQLQKYMTVTHNDSKAVVGAGHFVATYRASIFKNSSIKYSNYKLGGDSESKILDLPVVKKGFWRLSTANNYAYHMGNCIEDWMIEEVSKLEKPDQILDFKLETTQCNAKWLYFFKTKLFGKFILNKKIMTFFLIWKGLRKEDAKNYLK; encoded by the coding sequence ATGAGACTAGGTTTTAATCCACATAAAGACGAACCTCAGCAAGAATCTGATTGTTTTCATCAGGTTGTTGTTCCTGTTTATATACCTAATGAAGAAGGTTATTTTAAAGATAGTCTTGAAATATTCAAATTATGTCTTGATTCACTATTTAAAACTATTCATAAAAAAACATACATTACTATTGTAAATAATGGCAGTTGTGATGTAGTTATTGCTTATCTAAATAAGTTATTTTTAGATGGGGAAATTCAAGAAATTATCAATACCAGTAATATTGGCAAATTAAATGCAATTCTAAAAGGAATTGTGGGGCATGATTTTTCTTTGGTTACGGTTACAGATGCTGATGTGTTATTCTTACCAAATTGGCAAAAGGCAACTTATGCTGTTTTTGAGGCTTTTCCTAAAACGGGTGTTGTTTGTCCCACACCATCTTCAAGATCTTTACGAACTTATACGGCAAATATATATTGGGATTTGTTTTTTTCAAAAAGACTACATTTCTCTAGAGTTGAAAATCGAGATGCCTTAAAAATGTTTGCTCATAGTGTTGGGAATCCGGCGTTTTATAACGAGATTCAATTACAAAAGTATATGACAGTTACTCATAATGATAGTAAAGCAGTGGTAGGTGCAGGACATTTTGTGGCAACCTATAGAGCTAGTATTTTTAAAAATAGCAGTATTAAATACTCAAATTATAAACTTGGGGGAGATAGTGAGAGCAAAATTTTAGATCTACCAGTCGTGAAAAAAGGTTTTTGGCGTTTGTCTACTGCTAATAATTATGCGTATCACATGGGAAATTGTATTGAAGATTGGATGATTGAGGAAGTTTCAAAATTAGAAAAACCTGATCAGATTCTTGATTTTAAATTAGAGACGACCCAGTGCAATGCAAAGTGGCTTTATTTTTTTAAAACAAAATTATTTGGAAAGTTTATTTTAAATAAAAAAATAATGACGTTTTTTTTAATTTGGAAAGGACTAAGAAAAGAAGACGCCAAAAACTATTTGAAATGA
- a CDS encoding glycosyltransferase family A protein, whose protein sequence is MITIIYPYRNRELARIKRSLDSLQHQDNLDFKVLFVDYGSTIPFADSVKDLVLSYSFATYQYSYSLNQPWSRSKAINIGLKRVQTPYVFIADIDIIFRNDCIAILNNLANSARCYYFKVGFLSEPETSVTKNFSEYQISFSSEIGAQGLSLFPLQPVKGIHGFDEFLHFWGAEDIDIHNRLTRTGIESLFYNDQILLLHQWHKSYRKGETDVLKKELQLKGVVQLNHQHLISNQKKGVTMANYKTWGETVSATTFNELNDFDTHIVINNTKESVTHFLFVELPQFQNGILSVCFKEDSFENSIKYKLKKIAGKKVPNYFSLKEINDMLLLHIISFYHQLPYTFTISDDLKSICFKIKKESV, encoded by the coding sequence ATGATAACCATTATTTATCCCTATCGCAACAGAGAATTAGCTAGAATTAAGCGGTCTTTAGATTCATTACAGCATCAAGATAATCTAGATTTCAAAGTGTTATTTGTAGATTATGGTTCTACTATTCCGTTTGCTGATTCCGTTAAGGACTTAGTTTTGAGTTATAGTTTTGCAACGTATCAGTATAGTTACAGCCTTAACCAACCGTGGTCAAGGTCTAAAGCCATCAATATTGGTTTAAAAAGGGTTCAAACACCTTATGTATTTATCGCAGATATTGATATTATTTTCCGAAATGATTGTATTGCTATTCTAAACAATCTAGCCAATTCAGCTAGATGCTATTATTTTAAAGTTGGTTTTTTGAGTGAACCAGAAACTAGTGTGACAAAAAATTTTTCTGAATATCAAATTTCATTTTCTAGTGAAATAGGTGCTCAAGGGCTTTCATTATTTCCATTACAACCCGTTAAGGGAATTCATGGATTTGATGAGTTTTTGCATTTCTGGGGAGCCGAAGATATCGATATTCATAACAGATTGACTAGAACTGGAATTGAAAGCCTCTTTTACAATGATCAAATTTTACTGTTGCACCAATGGCATAAAAGCTATCGAAAAGGGGAAACGGATGTATTGAAAAAGGAGTTACAATTGAAAGGCGTTGTTCAGTTAAACCACCAACACTTAATTTCCAACCAAAAGAAAGGGGTAACAATGGCTAATTATAAAACGTGGGGAGAAACCGTTTCAGCAACTACTTTTAACGAATTAAATGATTTTGATACCCACATAGTAATCAATAATACAAAGGAAAGTGTAACTCATTTTTTATTTGTTGAATTGCCACAGTTTCAAAACGGAATTTTATCAGTTTGTTTTAAAGAAGATTCATTTGAAAATTCGATTAAATATAAATTAAAAAAAATTGCAGGTAAAAAAGTGCCCAATTATTTTAGTTTAAAAGAAATAAATGACATGTTGTTATTGCACATTATTTCGTTTTATCATCAATTGCCATACACTTTTACAATTAGCGATGATTTAAAAAGTATCTGTTTCAAAATAAAAAAGGAATCAGTCTAG
- a CDS encoding glycosyltransferase family 4 protein yields the protein MPKVILISQFPLPYAHIGSWTVMYYNYLKANHQIDYIICKEPKSRIDTVKYEFVSPNTILKIKQKFFKQPYLAYFDALKKIVKKNQKYIIQVVDNFGIIKPLQEFLMQNGLRQNSQIQFFYHGFPPFYENFGGRYFFESIDEMVLLTHDSYKAHKDYYTVLPTRFSVLHNGIDTSKFKKVTSEQKQILKEEADLQDKKVFIWCSKDLPKKGLDFILDVWKKIHLHHKNTVLLVVGATRSSPVDGVRFLGKIPNQELPKLYQMADCYLFPSLCHEGFGLALLEALHSGCYCIASALGGIPEVLHYGKLGKLVINPHFQQEWEAAILEFLNQKEDTAIVIPNFLYTTQSWNSGMNAIIDNAKKRMQ from the coding sequence ATGCCGAAAGTAATTCTAATATCGCAATTTCCACTTCCTTATGCTCATATAGGTAGCTGGACTGTGATGTATTATAATTATTTGAAAGCAAATCATCAAATAGATTATATTATTTGCAAAGAGCCGAAATCACGTATTGACACCGTAAAATACGAGTTTGTTTCGCCTAATACGATTTTAAAAATCAAACAGAAATTTTTCAAACAACCGTATCTGGCTTATTTTGATGCTTTAAAAAAAATAGTGAAAAAGAATCAGAAATATATCATTCAGGTTGTTGATAATTTTGGGATTATAAAACCATTGCAAGAATTTTTGATGCAAAACGGATTGCGACAAAATAGTCAAATTCAGTTTTTTTACCATGGATTTCCTCCTTTTTATGAAAATTTTGGAGGAAGATATTTTTTTGAATCTATTGATGAAATGGTGTTACTTACTCATGACAGTTACAAAGCGCATAAAGATTATTACACCGTTTTGCCAACACGATTTTCTGTATTGCATAATGGAATTGACACTTCAAAATTTAAAAAAGTTACATCCGAACAAAAACAAATTCTAAAGGAGGAAGCAGATTTACAAGATAAAAAAGTATTTATCTGGTGCTCAAAAGACCTCCCTAAAAAAGGACTAGATTTTATTTTAGATGTGTGGAAAAAGATACACTTACACCATAAAAACACAGTTCTTTTGGTTGTAGGAGCAACTCGAAGCAGCCCAGTTGATGGCGTTCGTTTTTTGGGTAAAATTCCAAATCAAGAACTTCCTAAGTTGTATCAAATGGCAGATTGTTATTTGTTTCCCTCTTTATGTCATGAAGGATTTGGTTTAGCTTTATTAGAGGCTTTGCATTCAGGTTGTTATTGTATTGCATCGGCTTTAGGCGGTATCCCTGAGGTATTGCACTATGGAAAGTTAGGAAAGTTGGTAATCAATCCTCATTTTCAACAGGAATGGGAAGCGGCTATTTTAGAGTTTTTAAATCAAAAAGAAGATACTGCAATTGTAATCCCAAATTTTTTATATACTACTCAAAGCTGGAATTCAGGTATGAATGCAATTATTGATAATGCAAAAAAAAGGATGCAGTAA
- a CDS encoding cytidylyltransferase domain-containing protein: protein MKNIAIIPARGGSKRIPEKNIQFFAGLPLLVHSIIYAQQNETLIDEIYVSTDDSTIKATALAHGAKVIDRPASLSGDLEPTISAMKHVLQVLDSRDVENVVLLQPTNPLRPQNLLNQAFETYNKSNCDSLFTVSRNHQKFGKIIGHKYHPFNYNIGQRSQDLEPLYFENGLLYITKADLILKDIIISENAYPLEVDHVFAKVDIDTFEDLDYADFINKMVNDKR from the coding sequence ATGAAAAACATAGCTATCATTCCCGCGCGTGGAGGGTCAAAACGCATTCCCGAAAAGAACATACAGTTTTTTGCAGGATTACCTTTATTAGTGCATTCTATTATTTATGCACAACAGAATGAAACGCTAATTGATGAAATTTATGTTTCAACAGACGATTCCACTATAAAGGCCACTGCATTAGCTCATGGAGCTAAAGTCATCGATAGGCCGGCATCACTTTCTGGTGATCTAGAACCAACTATTTCAGCCATGAAACATGTTTTGCAAGTGCTTGATAGCCGCGATGTAGAAAATGTAGTTTTGCTGCAACCTACAAACCCGTTGCGTCCGCAAAACTTGTTGAACCAGGCTTTTGAGACTTACAACAAATCAAATTGCGATAGTTTATTTACAGTTTCTAGAAATCATCAAAAATTTGGAAAAATAATAGGACATAAATACCATCCTTTTAATTACAATATAGGACAACGCAGTCAGGATTTAGAGCCTTTGTACTTTGAAAATGGCTTACTGTATATAACAAAAGCAGATTTGATTTTGAAGGATATTATAATTTCAGAAAATGCCTATCCGCTGGAGGTAGATCATGTTTTTGCAAAAGTTGATATCGATACCTTTGAAGATTTAGATTATGCAGATTTTATAAATAAGATGGTAAATGACAAAAGATAG
- a CDS encoding acyltransferase family protein: MTKDSLYLPNLNGVRCIAAFMVILSHIELNKSYFGIGNTFHNVKVFGKLGVTLFFVLSGFLITYLLLHEKERYGKIKISFFYFRRILRIWPLYYFIVLLSLFVLPYFNLFKIPHFRLEFDTDIQFFITCFLFAFFLPNLLISIKLIPFATQTWSIGTEEQFYAIWPIIINRIKNLKKMFLFIISFYYIVIICINLSLFDSIKYIVLIREYCNMLQLDALTLGSLGAYSFYKIDKSIELITANVSLILSIFVLTMALLYDVEVPFFNSLFYALLFVILIINLVYKKILLRVLENQFFNYLGTISYGLYMYHQIAIVLCINVLLKFHIMNDVALYVSSIVITVLIAGLSHKFLEKPFLTLKNKWSVFNSNIFPENKY, encoded by the coding sequence ATGACAAAAGATAGTTTGTATTTGCCAAATCTTAACGGAGTTCGTTGTATTGCTGCTTTTATGGTTATACTGAGTCATATTGAGTTAAATAAGTCATATTTTGGCATTGGTAATACTTTTCATAATGTAAAAGTCTTTGGGAAACTAGGTGTGACTTTATTTTTTGTTTTAAGTGGTTTTTTGATTACATACTTATTGCTGCATGAAAAAGAAAGATACGGTAAGATTAAAATTAGTTTTTTTTATTTTAGAAGGATTCTACGAATTTGGCCTCTTTATTACTTTATAGTGCTACTTTCTTTATTCGTATTACCTTATTTCAATCTTTTTAAAATACCTCATTTTCGTTTGGAATTCGACACAGATATTCAATTTTTTATAACATGTTTCTTATTTGCTTTTTTTCTGCCAAATTTGTTGATTAGTATAAAGTTAATACCTTTTGCAACACAAACATGGTCTATCGGGACTGAGGAACAATTTTACGCTATTTGGCCAATAATAATAAATAGGATTAAAAATCTAAAAAAAATGTTTTTGTTTATAATTTCATTTTATTACATCGTGATTATTTGCATTAATTTATCTTTATTTGATAGTATAAAATACATTGTTTTGATCAGGGAATATTGTAATATGCTTCAACTAGATGCATTGACTTTAGGATCTTTGGGAGCTTATAGTTTTTACAAAATTGATAAATCTATTGAATTGATAACAGCTAATGTAAGTTTAATTTTGTCAATTTTTGTTTTAACAATGGCTTTATTATATGATGTAGAAGTACCTTTTTTTAATTCACTTTTTTATGCTTTGTTGTTTGTAATTTTAATAATTAATTTGGTTTACAAAAAAATACTTTTAAGAGTGTTGGAAAATCAGTTTTTTAACTATTTGGGTACTATTTCTTATGGTTTATATATGTATCATCAAATTGCCATTGTATTATGTATAAATGTGCTTTTGAAGTTTCATATCATGAATGATGTAGCTTTATATGTTTCGTCAATTGTTATCACAGTTTTAATTGCTGGTCTTTCACATAAATTTTTAGAAAAACCTTTTCTTACCTTGAAGAATAAATGGTCAGTTTTTAATTCCAATATTTTTCCTGAAAATAAGTACTAA